From Corticium candelabrum chromosome 9, ooCorCand1.1, whole genome shotgun sequence:
CCTTGTATGTGTTCAAAGGAAAAGACAATTTTGATGGCTACGAGGACGACGACTCATATGAAACCTTTTATCACAACCAATATTCTGGTGTATGTTTTAATGGCACAAATGGTCTCAAATCCATTCGTGTAAGTTCTAGAGATGAATACTACTTTTTGTTCAAAGGCGACAAGTCTGTGAGATCGGACGTCAACATGACACTGTCCTTCAATCGTACCATGTACAACATCTCAGCCATGTCTGGAAAAACATGTCATGCCAATCCAACTTGCTCTCTCCCACTTAACTATGCATCAAGTCAGTTTACTTTACTCGTTACAAACGACACTTTGCAGTCTAATGAGAGCATCAGTGTTCATTGGAGTCACAGTCCTCGTAACTGGTTCTATGGTGTGGCATTTGTACTACCTGGTGGACTTTTATTTGTGATCTTTCTTGCCTATTTAGTACATTGTTATCACAGAATCCGGGGCGGCTGCAACCGCCGTCAATCAATAAGTTTTAGCTCACAACTGTTACTAGACTTCAGTCCGACAGGAGAAGTAGCACGTCAGCCCTCATATCGTGCCCAATGGACAATGAACAACTAACTAGACTATAAATGAAACTCACAAATTTTGGCTCAAATTGGCGGCAGCATAGTGACTTTTCCAAGCTTCTAGTTGTAAAACGTTCATCGTAGTTATGACAATGTATTCTAGACTGTAGTGTGTATGTTTGATTAACATGGAATGTACGCGCATGTATTGTGTCTGTACTTTACATGTAAATCTGCATAATTAGCTAAAGCAATAAAATGCATCACATAGTAATTAACTAAAAGCAACGATTGttaccacagacagacagacagacagacagacagacagacagacagacagacagacagacagacagacagacagacaaacagacagacagacagacagacagacagacagacagaccgacacacacacacacacacacacacacacacacacacacacacacacacacacatgcacacacctaACAGCTGCAAGACTATTAGAAGAACAGTACTAAAGCCAAAGCTAATAATTTTGGTTGGCAACAGATTTTAAAACTATTTCAAAATGGCGCCATTATATTGAATGGAGCCTCTTCATGTCACAATGGCATCTCCAACAGTTGAACTTAGTTCACGTCTAGCACCCCGCCCTAATCTGTGTGTACGCTTGTTAACTACTGATAGATTCTTGCACcgtcttgttaattaattgattgactaTAACAATTGTCCGTACTATTCAAAGtactaaaacattttgaaacaATGAGAAAGATGCGGGGTTGACTATGTAGGTGTgttgtgacatctttcatgaattcactctTAGAGATCgatgagcaatacatcatccctacattgcactgTTTTCTAGATACTATCGATCTATAAACCAGGGTTTtacctagtctcgcgtagctaGACCCTTTTCCCGCGTCGTATTTTCGCGACGCGGGAAAAGGGTCTgggtacgcgagactaggtttGTATAGATAACCCTCGAATAAACTTAGTTTTCAATTTggcaggtcacgtgacaaagtatttcatacttttattttttctttaaCTAGATGACGTGCTAGACAAGTAAATGATGACAGTCCCAAAACTAGAGCTACCTAGCCTAGAGGTAAATAGAAAGGCACTGCTTGTAAACTGCATGTAGTGCTAAATAAAAATATCTGGATGACGTCACTTTTGCATTCTACTATCGACCAGATTTCCGAACTTGCGACCAGGAACGCGTaaatctgcatgcatgcacgtgagCTGTTGCGCGTGACCACTACAGTCACGAGTTCTTGCTGCTTCACACGCTGAACTCGCAAAACTGCTTTCTCAGAATGCAATATGAGGAAGACGGCAGCGGCGGCGGACGCAACCGTCGTTCCAACAGACAAGCGGTCTACTACCTAGGGAATTGTCTCGGGAAATGTGGTAAAGAATGTGTAGGTATCGCACGCTGCTTTCTCTGGTAAGTGTGCTTCCAGTACAGTAGGTGTATGTGTCAGTCTGATACGCAATGGTCCTCTAGCTAGACAGTTCAACAAGGGCGTAACCgtatgtatttgttatttaattaattaatcggtTAAAAATCCACAGAGACACAAATCTACAATACTTGTCAACACGCGCCCATTTCGTGTACCTAGCTTTACAAATCTACTCACGCAAGTCATTCATTACCTAGGGAGCgttgtgtgcttgcttgtataTAACTGTTGGATGATTCGAGTTTGCTATTTTTTAGTTCTGTTTATCTAAAGATAATGGCGTCTTTTAGCTAGTGTCGTTGCATCACGCTGTAACAAACAGCCGCCGCGGCTACGGTTTGCGTCCGATCTCCGCGAAAATCGACACGCGATCGCGACGGTGACGTTGCAATGCAAACATTGGATGCCAGGTTCCCTTTCAAGGGGTCGACCCTGAAGCGTTTGCCGCGTTGGAGGGGTCTGAACGTACTAGTAACCGTCTTGACGTTTGATAGCGTTATTCAGATAGTTCATCAGAGAGCATTATACATCTATTTAGCCTACCTGAATGCGGTGGGACTACTAGCTCTAGGAGTGCTAACTCAAGGCAGTTCCCTAGAACCTTTCTGGCCGAAAGTATGAGAACGGGAAAAGCTCTGGCTATAGTAGGTTACTATCTAGTGCGGCCGATGTGcgagcttgtgtgtgtgtgtgtgtgtgtgtgtgtgtgtgtgtgtgtgtgtgtgtgtgtgtgtgtgtgtgtgtgtgtgtgtgtgtgcgtgcgcgcgcgcgcgcacgcgctaTAGCTCCCCAGAGCTGCAACCATGCACTTTTTAAATTCATTCTTCAGACAATTACAAGTTACACTAGGTGACGAGTTGACAAAACAGTCGACTCTCAATTCGTTAAACTGTATAATGCTCAATAAATTAACGTGCAATCTTGATTTTAACGTGCCATTTGACCATTGTCTCTGTGTTGTAGCGACCGCTGTTGGCTTTATTTGGCTCTACTTAGCATTACTGTTTCTGCTGTGGTCATCCGATTCGTTTCGTATGCTCCAGTGGAAGACATGTACAAGAGTACTTACCAAGATCAAATTCCTGTTGAAA
This genomic window contains:
- the LOC134184067 gene encoding uncharacterized protein LOC134184067 codes for the protein MADGPGNALGGDNGQGGYRYDANYSQITSSISKRQKWKHICLSLVCSIPLSGFIVILEFSLILRFSDYGPQDQVMTSQDQIPLAASTIYCDGVQIEDKSNNGFINLYVFPQTPPLTLWQTFTVSENFTIAPKGKSIYWSYYMNRGSQVNLSLCAEPSISLYVFKGKDNFDGYEDDDSYETFYHNQYSGVCFNGTNGLKSIRVSSRDEYYFLFKGDKSVRSDVNMTLSFNRTMYNISAMSGKTCHANPTCSLPLNYASSQFTLLVTNDTLQSNESISVHWSHSPRNWFYGVAFVLPGGLLFVIFLAYLVHCYHRIRGGCNRRQSISFSSQLLLDFSPTGEVARQPSYRAQWTMNN